TCCACAAACGAGCGGTCAAGTGGAGAACGCGAATCGAGGAGTGAAGCGGATTTTGGAGAAGACGGTAGGGAAGAGTAGGCAAGATTGGTCCGACAAGTTGGACGATGCGTtgtgggcttttcgaaccgcctACAAGACGCCATTAGGTACGACACCGTTTATGATCGTCTACGGGAAAGCGTGTCACTTACCGGTCGAGTTAGAGCATCGGGCTCTTTGGGCGCTCAAAACGGTGAATTTAGATTTGACCGAGGCCGCTAGGAGACGATTTTTCCAAATCCATGAGTTAGAGGCGCTTCGTGACACCGCGTATGATCGTTCTTGGAGTATCAAGGAGAAGTCGAAAGCGTTGCATGATAGGAAGTTGCGAAAGTTGAAGGAGTTTAAAGTGGGCGATCGGGTGCTATTATTCAATTCGAGGTTGAAATTGATCGCCGGGAAATTGAAGTCGAGATGGTCCGGGCCGTACGTCGTGAAGGAGGTTTTCCCGTATGGTACCGTTGAGTTGTTTGATGAGGAGAGTTCGCATGTGTGGAAGGTAAACGGGCATAGGTTGAAACACTACATAGGAGGTCCCATCGATACCGCCGAAGAGGAAACCGTTCCTCTTTCGGACCCGCCTAGCACCGCCACGTAGGTTCTTGAGTGAAAACTCAAGTGTAGAGTTTGTATATTGCGTCGTTATCCGTGTCGTGtctttagtttagtttttgcGAGTTTTTGCGTCATTTGTGTCGTTTTGTGTGTTCTTGCGTCTTGTGTGTGTCGTAAGTGTTTTTGCAGGTTTCATCACCTTTACGAGGCCGAAGTCGATCGTCGAACAGCTGCACGGGTACGTTTAACGCTGAAAACGCGAAAATAAATGCAGGGGGTAAAATGGGGATTAATGAAAATGAATTTCTGCTGTAAACTGCTGTTGCTGTTAACCAAACAGCAGTTTTGTGCtgtccatgcggcccgcgtagggTTCATCCCTATCActcgcggcccgcctggacttaAAAGGAAGTGCAAAATAAATGATcactcgcggcccgccttcacttaccATTACATTTCACGCGGGTCGCTTGGGTGTTAAAGGGTTTTAAAAATAATCAAGTTTAAGCGACCCGCTTCATAATGGCTTCacacttcacgcgggtcgcgtgaACAGTATCAGTCGGCACCTTTTCAAAACCCCAAATCGATGTCATTTTCAAACCCTAACCTGTTTTCTACTCCACCGGCGATTCACAACCCACCAAACACCACCATTCACAACCGCCATACACCAGTTTCTACTCCCACCGCCATACACCATCCTCATCTCAACCGTCAACCGCCACCCATCACTACCTCCCttcaccacccatcaccaccacgaTAACCCACCATTCACCACACCCACTGTTAATCACCACCATTCCATCCACCACTACCCGTCAACTGCCACCTCATCGCCAACCACTAGACCATTGTTGAGACCACTGTTGACACCCACCAGATTGTTCTGTTCATTCGGTTCGGTTACGCTACAAGGTATGAATTCCTGCATTATGTTTATGTGTCGAGTCAGTGGTTTGTCTGATGTTCTGTTTCTTTTTTGTATTGAGTCGAGTCCAGTTTAGGGCAGTGTCGGGTCTGAAAGTTTTAGTTTAATCGAGTCAGTATCACTCATGTGCTGGTCATTTATGTGTCGAGTCATTGTCTGCAGGTCCTAATCTGATGTTTGAGCAGTCCGGTTACTCAGTCAGGACCACAGTCGAGTCGAGTCAGTCGTGTCATAGTGTAGAGAGGGTGCGggcggtttggtttggtttgctaTGATTGATTGATTTCTTGCTTTGAGCGATGTGCGCCTGGGGTGTGATAGATACATATAGGTGGGGTGGTTTTGTCCGCGGATGTATTGTTCATGTTATTTGGACGCGGACGTTCGTTTTAGGATATGGTAACCTCCAAGTGTGGGGAGGCTTTTCGCGCCGTTTCATAAAAATTCCATTTTTCACCAAACTTTGCGCGCATTGCTTCCGTTGCTTCTGCACTTGGTGTGTGATGTTTTCTCGGCACTTAGgattgctcgagggcgagcaaggTGCCGGGAGGGGGTAAAAGTGTAAATTTTTGTAAAATGAGTCATAAGTGTCGTTTTTAGGGTTATGTGCGTCGTTTTGCGTCGTTTAGGGTCCGTTAGTGTGTTTCGAGTCATAGTTGCGTCGTGTTAGTGTCGTGTCGTGCACGTACTATTGCATCGCTCGATTTTAGGCCGCgtcgcccgtactcaatctccattcgggcgaggtTGGCCTAGTTTCGGGTTGTTTTTGTGATATGCACTTATATCGAACAacggccgcgaatgaaatgctatacggccgtcGTCCGATTGTacattattataatattattttattatatatatataaataaaaaaaacaacagaaaaattccaaaaaaatcaaaaaattcaaaaataccaaaaatagcttGTGATTACTAACGGTTCACCTGTTTTGCATGTTTATTTGATCTGTTGTGAACAGGATGTCAGGTGAAGGATCATCTTCGGGTGTGAAGCGCAAGAGGCGCAATACTCGTGCTCAGGCGGCTGCACAGGAGTAGCCTGATGCTCCGGTACTTCGAGAGATCACATACAGGGATGCTGGGACCCCACACGGGCAGAGTGAGAGGCTGGTTGAGAGCCCGTTGTTGCGTTTTACGGTGGGGTCATATGAGTTTATGAAATTCGAGGCAATTAAGAAGGTGAAGTTGTTAGAGAGTAAAAGGATTGACTGGGATTTGGTTAGGAAGTTGGGACAGGTCGAGAGAGTTCAGGAGCTTCTAGGGGATAAGTTTAGGTGGGCGATGGAGTGTGAGATGCCTCAGTATCTGGAGCTGACTATGGAGTTTCACTCCACATTCATTTATAGGCACCCAGGGGGGTTCGATCAGCCGGATGTGGTTTCGTTTGCGTTGGGCAAACAGGTTTACAATATGAGTCTGATGCAGTTTGCAGAGGCGACAGGGTTGTATTCGGCTGAGGAGGTTGGGTCAGATGAGTTTAGAGGTTTATTGAGGCAGGTTTTGAGAGACCCGGCAGAGGCGTGTGTCGTGAAGGAGGATTTGGCACGTTTCTGGCACACCATTGCTATTTCACCATATTCTAGCAATTTGGTGGCGTCAGACATTAGAGATCCGGTTTACAGGTTCGTGCACAAGATTTTATGTTCTACTTTGATAGGAAAGCACGAGGGAGACAAGGTAAACCagcacagtttgttttgtttgATGTGCATGGTTGAGAGGCGGCCGGCCAACCTAGCTAGTATTTTGGCATGGTCCTTAGCGAGGCCGAAGAAGGGGGGTGGTACGGCCAGATTGTATGGTGGGCCGTATATCACTATGTTGGCAGCCAATTTGGGTGTGTTTGCTGAGTTTCTGGCGGAGAGGATGACTGAGGGACCCGCTCCATCTCTCGTGGAGTTGAGGAGTTTACAGCTAGCTAGGATCGTCACGTTTATCGAGCCGCTAGCATGGACAGAGATTCTGCCAGCACCACCGTCTCCGGATCCGACTGCCGAGGAGGCAGCGACCCCCACGATTCCGGAGCGGTACCAGGTGCCACTTCAGAGACATCAGCTCCCAGCACGGGAGTATCCTTTCAGGCAGCCACGGCCAGAGCCGCTTACTTTAGAGGGTTTATACGATCGGGTGGAGCAGGTTAGGCATGAGATGCAGCTGGGTTTTCAGGTTTTGTATGATCACTTCCATATACAGCTACCACCGGTATTGCAGCCACAGCAGGGGGGTCCCGCTGGTGGAGAGGAGGAGCCTGCTGGTGGAGAGCAGGGTGGAGCAGGAGATGCATGAGGAGGAGCAGCAGTGCTTGCAGCAGttatatcttttgttttatttttatgctgTTTTTGATCCTCGTTAGTCGGTTTGTATTGATATGATATATTGGTTGGTCGGGTTGTGGGTTGGTTGATACTTGTGATGATACCTTgatggtttatattattttggGTTTAGTATGTTTTGAGTGATAGGTTGATTTTGATGCCGCttccgttcgcgtgtccgagttagtacagtttgctgagcgcgttttgGATTAGAGGGCATGTGTGGTAT
The Helianthus annuus cultivar XRQ/B chromosome 6, HanXRQr2.0-SUNRISE, whole genome shotgun sequence genome window above contains:
- the LOC110944572 gene encoding uncharacterized protein LOC110944572, producing MEKALERYGVTHRLSTAYHPQTSGQVENANRGVKRILEKTVGKSRQDWSDKLDDALWAFRTAYKTPLGTTPFMIVYGKACHLPVELEHRALWALKTVNLDLTEAARRRFFQIHELEALRDTAYDRSWSIKEKSKALHDRKLRKLKEFKVGDRVLLFNSRLKLIAGKLKSRWSGPYVVKEVFPYGTVELFDEESSHVWKVNGHRLKHYIGGPIDTAEEETVPLSDPPSTATMSGEGSSSGVKRKRRNTRAQAAAQE